In a genomic window of Occallatibacter riparius:
- the pabB gene encoding aminodeoxychorismate synthase component I has product MQQIELAVSRGQFVAGFMTYECGGCFEPNAAVRSPGEDRPLVWFGIYDKCHTWDHEAGAFVDQAPPGLMPAAGEATACDIGGLEFAMAEAEYAERIEAIHELIRAGDVYQLNFTFPLRFDAPERIDALYAALRQRQPVEYGAFVHWARGRYVLSYSPELFFRIDRDGARRRIVTRPMKGTVRRGRTTAEDREAAEWLRNDAKNRSENVMIVDLLRNDLGRLCEFGSVKASDLFAAERHPTLWQMTSTVSGLLREDVSFEEILRSLFPSGSVTGAPKIRAMQLLSELEGEARGVYTGMIGFFSQDESVASVAIRTLEVNGRHATMGVGSGIVIDSVAAEEYRECQLKSRFLTEPMPNFELIETMLWQGGYPLLELHLDRIEDSADYFDFRFDRATILERLLAVGATIPDAAPHKVRLLLSKDGSVTISSEPLEGAVAAPLRVCIAPERTDAADRFYFHKTTNRALYMRTLIAAHQAGFDDALFLNRDGQVTESAVGNVFVEKDRMLFTPPVSCGLLAGVYRRHLLKTRRDVKERVLYPEDLKAADRVYLSNAVRGLRLVEIDWDFRLL; this is encoded by the coding sequence TTGCAGCAGATTGAGCTAGCTGTGTCGCGGGGACAATTCGTCGCTGGATTCATGACCTACGAATGCGGCGGATGTTTCGAGCCCAACGCGGCCGTTCGCAGCCCAGGAGAAGATCGGCCGCTCGTCTGGTTCGGCATCTACGACAAATGCCATACCTGGGATCATGAGGCGGGTGCGTTCGTAGATCAGGCGCCGCCCGGGCTGATGCCTGCTGCGGGCGAAGCGACGGCCTGCGACATCGGAGGGCTGGAGTTTGCCATGGCCGAGGCGGAATACGCCGAGCGCATCGAGGCCATCCACGAACTCATTCGCGCTGGGGACGTCTACCAGCTCAATTTCACATTTCCGCTGCGGTTCGACGCGCCGGAACGGATTGATGCGCTGTACGCAGCGCTGCGGCAGCGCCAGCCCGTGGAGTATGGCGCTTTCGTTCATTGGGCTCGCGGGCGATATGTCCTGAGCTATTCGCCCGAGCTGTTCTTCCGCATCGATCGGGATGGTGCGCGCCGGCGGATTGTCACACGGCCGATGAAGGGCACGGTTCGGCGTGGCCGGACGACAGCGGAGGATCGCGAAGCTGCGGAGTGGTTGCGCAACGATGCAAAGAATCGCAGCGAAAACGTGATGATTGTCGATCTGCTGCGCAACGACCTGGGGCGGCTGTGCGAGTTCGGAAGCGTGAAGGCCAGCGATCTGTTCGCGGCGGAGCGGCATCCGACGCTGTGGCAGATGACGTCGACGGTATCGGGCTTGCTGCGCGAGGATGTTTCGTTCGAGGAGATACTCCGGTCGCTGTTTCCTTCGGGATCGGTGACGGGAGCGCCGAAGATTCGCGCGATGCAGCTGCTGTCGGAACTGGAAGGCGAGGCGCGCGGAGTTTACACGGGCATGATCGGGTTCTTCTCGCAGGATGAGTCCGTAGCGAGCGTAGCGATCCGCACGCTGGAGGTGAACGGGCGCCATGCCACGATGGGCGTTGGAAGCGGCATCGTGATTGATTCGGTTGCGGCGGAGGAGTATCGCGAGTGCCAGCTCAAATCGCGATTCCTCACCGAGCCCATGCCGAATTTTGAACTGATTGAGACCATGTTGTGGCAGGGCGGGTATCCGCTGCTGGAACTGCATCTCGATCGGATCGAAGACTCAGCGGATTATTTCGATTTCCGATTCGACCGGGCTACGATTTTGGAGCGGCTGCTTGCGGTGGGCGCGACCATTCCCGATGCGGCACCACATAAGGTGCGGTTGCTGCTGTCAAAGGATGGGAGTGTGACGATCTCATCGGAGCCGCTGGAAGGGGCAGTTGCTGCGCCTCTGCGCGTCTGCATTGCGCCGGAGAGGACCGATGCAGCCGACCGGTTCTACTTCCATAAGACGACGAATCGGGCGCTGTACATGCGGACGCTGATTGCCGCCCATCAGGCTGGGTTCGATGATGCACTGTTCCTGAATCGCGATGGGCAGGTGACGGAGAGTGCGGTGGGGAACGTCTTTGTGGAGAAGGACAGGATGCTGTTTACACCACCGGTGTCATGCGGCCTGCTTGCGGGGGTCTACCGGCGGCACCTGTTGAAGACGCGGAGAGATGTGAAAGAGCGAGTTCTCTATCCGGAAGACTTGAAGGCCGCGGATCGCGTCTATCTTTCAAACGCGGTTCGCGGCCTTCGATTGGTTGAGATTGACTGGGATTTCCGGCTGCTTTAG
- a CDS encoding TlpA family protein disulfide reductase: MQRLPRFIAVLSVCVCLGLPAFAKRAPDPGFKTLDGQSRKLSALRGQIVVVNFWATWCGPCQEELPRLAQIASSYEGKPVKFVTISIDAQKDRAKIPGVLERLKVPADSWVGGDTDMLADFGLDNIVPGTAVLDEHGEVIARIMGEAREADVRTAVDWLLGGRTGPVPASLTKRY; the protein is encoded by the coding sequence ATGCAACGGCTTCCCCGTTTCATAGCTGTGCTAAGCGTGTGCGTTTGCCTGGGCCTGCCCGCATTCGCCAAGCGCGCTCCCGATCCGGGATTCAAGACGCTGGATGGGCAGTCGCGGAAGTTGTCGGCGCTGCGTGGTCAGATTGTGGTGGTGAACTTCTGGGCGACATGGTGCGGTCCCTGCCAGGAGGAACTGCCGCGGCTTGCGCAGATCGCATCGAGTTATGAAGGCAAGCCGGTGAAGTTCGTGACCATCTCAATTGATGCCCAAAAGGACAGGGCAAAAATCCCCGGCGTGCTGGAGCGGCTGAAGGTGCCGGCCGACAGCTGGGTGGGCGGCGATACCGACATGCTGGCCGATTTCGGACTGGACAACATCGTGCCGGGGACAGCCGTACTGGATGAGCATGGCGAGGTGATTGCCCGCATCATGGGTGAGGCGCGCGAGGCTGATGTGCGCACGGCGGTGGACTGGCTGCTGGGCGGCAGGACCGGGCCGGTGCCGGCTTCGTTAACAAAGCGCTATTGA
- a CDS encoding Ig-like domain-containing protein, with protein sequence MRSILCRLARLSRFAAVGAAAGAMMLPAFAQAQQATQTSLSAETRDVNGRTQATLSVAVVGDDGQPASGAVVIQDGRKQLAGAALDAEGKAQIAVGLLPGGHDLRAVFAGDSQHQASSSEISAVSAAASATPNFTISVNPASLSLTPGQSGTVTASLKPVNASSLSAPMFVTLSCSGLPDQSSCSFTPENVEILPNATAAINSSMLITTAQGTGSLAKPAIKPDSNPVSWAVLLPGALGFAGLTFAVRRRRWMSRMSVIAFIGLVTTLGMTACAPRYNYYNHGPPHNRPTPSGSYTLKVTAQSSNGVAATTNYATLALTVK encoded by the coding sequence GTGAGAAGTATTCTTTGCCGCCTGGCGCGGCTCTCGAGGTTTGCTGCGGTGGGCGCCGCTGCGGGCGCAATGATGCTGCCCGCCTTCGCCCAGGCGCAGCAGGCCACCCAAACCAGCCTTTCCGCGGAGACGCGCGATGTGAACGGCCGGACTCAGGCCACGCTTTCCGTTGCGGTTGTGGGCGATGACGGCCAGCCGGCTTCGGGCGCCGTTGTTATACAGGATGGCAGAAAGCAGCTTGCAGGCGCCGCGCTTGACGCAGAAGGCAAGGCTCAGATTGCGGTTGGGCTGCTGCCGGGCGGCCATGATCTGCGAGCGGTGTTCGCGGGTGACAGCCAGCATCAGGCTTCGAGTTCCGAAATTTCTGCCGTCAGCGCCGCTGCCAGCGCGACGCCGAACTTCACCATTTCAGTGAATCCGGCCTCGCTTTCGCTGACACCGGGTCAGTCCGGGACGGTGACGGCGTCGTTGAAGCCCGTCAACGCGAGTTCGCTGAGCGCGCCGATGTTTGTAACGCTCTCCTGCTCGGGATTACCGGATCAATCTTCCTGCTCCTTTACACCAGAGAACGTGGAGATCCTGCCCAACGCAACAGCGGCGATCAACAGCAGCATGCTGATCACCACGGCGCAGGGAACCGGTAGCCTGGCGAAGCCGGCAATCAAGCCGGACAGCAATCCTGTGAGCTGGGCGGTTCTGCTGCCGGGGGCGCTGGGATTCGCGGGGCTCACTTTCGCTGTGCGGCGCCGGCGTTGGATGAGCCGGATGTCAGTGATTGCATTCATCGGGCTGGTGACGACGCTGGGAATGACCGCCTGCGCACCGCGCTACAACTACTACAACCACGGCCCGCCCCATAATCGGCCCACGCCCAGCGGTTCTTACACGCTGAAGGTGACGGCGCAGTCGAGCAACGGCGTCGCTGCGACAACGAACTACGCTACTCTGGCGCTGACCGTTAAGTAA
- a CDS encoding ABC transporter permease: MSALRRITNLFRRSRLDGEIAEELRVHVEMRIEDDLVRGMTPEEARREALVRFGNPAVMRERVAAEDANLGLESMARDVRYAARQLRRSPGFALSAMLVLALGIGAVTAIFSAVNPILFEPLPYPHGSRIVTVWDTYKGDRVEATYGTYRELAARSRAFDQLAAFEPWQPVMTGEQTPERLEGQSVSAGFFEVLGIRPALGRDFQLSDDTFRAPRVVIVTDRFWRQRLSGDAGVIGRTVRLDDDVYSVIGVMPRDFEDVLAAGADVFTPLAYDPAKLADVTSNAWGHHMRIAGRLREGVGLDEVRRDLGQIAANPQAEYPRPRWASLQAGLIVDSLQADVVRNVKPALLAVLGAVALLLAIACVNVTSLLLARGAMRQGEFAMRTALGASRGRLIRQSITETLLLAIAGGALGVAIAAAGIRMLVALSPPGLPRVDAIALNGPALLFAFLLTAAVGLAAGVMPALQAPRAKVKTALHHEGRTSTRNRQTARRVLVVSEVALALMLLVGAGLLLRSMQRLLAVEPGFNADHLLTLQVQTAGHKFDEAAAAPGQGDAARRRFFEQALEQVRKVPGVTQAGFTSVLPLSGDPYWMTVYGSVFENEDARSGHNVYRYAVSPGYAETMRMPLLRGRLLDERDTAKAPFAALISESLAKKEFPHGDALGTRLHVGPTNYPWFTVVGVVGDVRQASLALTDTDAVYVPETQTWFADDTLSFVIRTRGDAAALAPLVRNAIWSVDKDQPVLRVATMNTLLERSVAERRFVLILFEAFSLVALVLAATGIYGILANSVAERTREIGVRAALGASRGNLLALVMRQGLVLVLAGVALGLAGSLAATRALTSLLFGVSHLDPLTYAGVLVVLLCVAAAACLVPARRAAMLDPMQALRSE, translated from the coding sequence ATGAGTGCGTTGCGGCGAATTACGAATCTGTTCCGGCGGTCGCGGCTGGATGGCGAAATTGCCGAGGAACTGAGGGTTCACGTCGAGATGCGCATTGAGGACGATCTTGTGCGTGGGATGACGCCTGAGGAGGCACGGCGCGAGGCGCTGGTGCGGTTCGGGAATCCTGCGGTGATGCGCGAGCGTGTGGCGGCAGAGGATGCGAACCTCGGACTCGAATCGATGGCGCGCGATGTGCGCTACGCGGCGCGGCAGCTACGGCGGTCGCCAGGGTTTGCGCTTAGCGCGATGCTGGTCCTGGCGTTGGGAATAGGTGCGGTGACGGCGATCTTCAGCGCGGTGAATCCGATACTGTTCGAGCCGCTGCCGTATCCGCATGGATCGCGGATCGTGACGGTGTGGGACACGTACAAAGGGGATCGTGTCGAGGCGACCTATGGAACGTATCGTGAATTGGCGGCGCGCAGCAGGGCGTTCGATCAACTCGCGGCATTCGAGCCATGGCAGCCGGTGATGACCGGTGAGCAAACTCCGGAGCGGCTGGAGGGGCAGAGTGTAAGCGCGGGGTTTTTTGAGGTGCTCGGAATCCGGCCGGCGTTGGGTCGAGATTTTCAGTTGAGCGACGACACGTTCCGTGCACCGCGCGTGGTAATCGTTACGGACCGGTTCTGGCGGCAAAGGCTAAGCGGTGATGCGGGAGTGATCGGCCGTACAGTGCGGCTGGATGACGATGTCTACAGCGTGATCGGCGTGATGCCGCGAGACTTTGAGGATGTGCTGGCCGCGGGTGCCGATGTGTTCACGCCTCTAGCGTACGATCCGGCGAAGCTGGCGGACGTGACCAGCAATGCGTGGGGACATCATATGCGCATTGCGGGGCGACTGCGCGAAGGCGTGGGCCTGGATGAGGTGCGGCGTGATCTCGGGCAAATTGCAGCGAATCCGCAAGCGGAATATCCGCGGCCGCGGTGGGCCTCACTGCAGGCGGGGTTGATTGTGGATTCGCTGCAGGCAGATGTGGTCCGCAACGTGAAGCCTGCACTGCTGGCGGTGCTGGGGGCAGTGGCGCTGCTGCTGGCGATTGCGTGCGTGAACGTGACGAGCCTGCTGCTGGCGCGCGGAGCAATGCGGCAGGGTGAGTTTGCGATGCGTACTGCGCTGGGCGCGTCGCGAGGCAGGCTGATTCGACAGTCGATCACGGAAACACTGTTGCTGGCCATTGCAGGCGGAGCGCTCGGGGTGGCGATCGCGGCCGCCGGTATAAGAATGCTGGTTGCACTCAGCCCGCCGGGGCTGCCGCGGGTGGATGCCATTGCGCTGAACGGTCCCGCGCTGTTGTTCGCGTTTCTATTGACGGCTGCCGTGGGGTTGGCCGCGGGAGTGATGCCGGCGTTGCAGGCACCTCGGGCGAAGGTGAAAACGGCGCTTCACCACGAAGGCCGGACGAGCACGCGGAATCGCCAAACCGCCAGACGTGTGCTCGTGGTGAGCGAGGTCGCGCTGGCTCTGATGCTGCTGGTGGGTGCGGGGCTGTTGTTGCGCAGCATGCAGCGGCTGCTGGCGGTAGAGCCAGGGTTCAATGCGGATCATCTGCTCACGCTGCAGGTACAGACTGCGGGGCACAAGTTCGACGAGGCAGCGGCTGCTCCAGGCCAAGGGGATGCGGCGCGGCGCAGATTTTTCGAGCAGGCTCTGGAGCAGGTTCGCAAAGTGCCGGGCGTGACGCAGGCAGGTTTCACGAGCGTGCTGCCGCTGAGTGGGGATCCATATTGGATGACGGTGTACGGATCGGTTTTCGAGAACGAAGACGCGAGGAGCGGGCACAACGTGTACCGCTACGCGGTAAGCCCCGGCTACGCGGAGACGATGCGCATGCCGCTGCTGAGAGGGCGGCTGCTGGACGAGCGCGATACGGCGAAGGCGCCGTTTGCCGCGCTCATTTCGGAGTCGCTGGCGAAGAAGGAGTTTCCGCATGGAGACGCCTTGGGGACGCGACTGCACGTGGGACCAACGAACTATCCGTGGTTCACGGTGGTGGGCGTGGTGGGGGATGTGCGGCAGGCCTCGCTGGCGCTGACAGATACCGACGCGGTGTACGTGCCCGAGACGCAGACCTGGTTCGCCGACGACACCCTGTCGTTCGTGATTCGGACGCGCGGCGATGCGGCCGCACTTGCTCCTTTAGTGCGGAACGCGATCTGGAGCGTGGACAAGGATCAGCCGGTGCTGAGGGTGGCCACGATGAATACGCTGCTGGAGCGGTCCGTGGCCGAGCGCCGATTTGTACTCATCCTGTTTGAGGCCTTCAGCCTGGTGGCGCTTGTGCTGGCGGCAACGGGAATCTACGGCATTCTGGCCAACAGCGTAGCAGAGCGGACGCGGGAGATCGGCGTGCGGGCCGCGCTGGGTGCCTCGCGCGGCAATCTGCTGGCGCTGGTGATGCGGCAGGGGTTGGTCCTGGTGCTGGCAGGCGTAGCGCTCGGACTGGCTGGGTCGCTGGCCGCGACAAGGGCGCTTACGTCGCTGCTGTTTGGCGTGTCGCATCTGGATCCGCTGACGTATGCAGGGGTGCTGGTGGTGCTGCTGTGTGTGGCGGCAGCGGCCTGCCTGGTTCCTGCTCGGCGGGCGGCGATGCTGGATCCGATGCAGGCGCTGCGGAGCGAATAG